In Aspergillus fumigatus Af293 chromosome 4, whole genome shotgun sequence, one genomic interval encodes:
- the car2 gene encoding ornithine-oxo-acid transaminase, with product MSANGTSFYHASSTQEAIQAEKEFAAHNYHPLPVVFARAQGTSVWDPEGRHYLDFLSAYSAVNQGHCHPKLVAALVDQASRLTLSSRAFYNDVFPRFAEFVTKYFGFDMVLPMNTGAEAVETGIKIARKWGYKVKGIPENQAVVLSAENNFHGRTFAAISLSCDPESRENYGPYLPGIGCTIPGTDKPLKYNDKAALREAFENAGPNLAAFLVEPIQGEAGIVVPDDDYLREARALCDKHNVLLICDEIQTGIARTGKLLCHEWSGIKPDLVLLGKAISGGMYPVSCVLGRKDVMLTIEPGTHGSTYGGNPLGCAVAIRALEVIQEEHMVERAEKLGHVLRKGLEAIRSPIIQTVRGKGLLNAIVIDESKTNGHTAWDLCMLMKEKGLLAKPTHQNIIRLAPPLVITEEEIQKAVKIIAEAVSELPNLKGEAEDKVIPSPEKNVKISLDN from the exons ATGTCTGCCAACGGAACCAGTTTTTACCATGCGTCCTCCACGCAGGAGGCCATCCaggcggagaaggagttcGCAGCCCACAACTATCACCCTCTCCCTGTTGTCTTCGCTCGTGCCCAGGGCACCTCCGTTTGGGATCCTGAAGGCCGCCACTACCTCGACTTCCTGTCAGCGTACTCTGCCGTCAACCAAGGCCATTGCCATCCCAAGTTGGTGGCTGCACTTGTCGACCAAGCCTCACGCTTGACCTTGAGTTCTCGTGCCTTCTACAATGATGTATTCCCCCGGTTTGCCGAGTTTGTCACCAAGTACTTTGGTTTCGACATGGTTCTGCCCATGAACACAGGAGCAGAAGCCGTGGAAACGGGAATCAAGATTGCTCGTAAGTGGGGCTATAAGGTTAAGGGCATTCCGGAGAACCAAGCCGTTGTTCTGAGCGCGGAGAATAACTTTCACGGACGTACT TTCGCCGCTATTTCTCTGTCTTGCGATCCCGAGTCGCGCGAAAACTACGGTCCGTATCTGCCAGGTATCGGATGCACAATCCCTGGAACCGATAAGCCCCTCAAGTATAATGACAAGGCAGCCTTGCGGGAGGCCTTTGAGAACGCGGGACCCAACCTTGCCGCCTTCCTGGTAGAGCCTATTCAGGGCGAAGCAGGCATTGTCGTTCCCGACGATGACTATCTGCGGGAGGCGAGAGCTCTGTGTGATAAGCACAATGTCCTGCTCATCTGTGATGAGATTCAGACGGGTATTGCCCGTACAGGCAAATTGCTCTGCCATGAGTGGAGCGGAATCAAGCCCGATCTGGTTCTGCTGGGCAAGGCTATTTCCGGTGGCATGTACCCTGTGTCGTGTGTCTTGGGTCGCAAAGACGTCATGCTCACCATTGAGCCTGGTACCCACGGTTCCACCTACGGCGGTAACCCTCTAGGCTGTGCTGTGGCTATCCGAGCCTTGGAGGTCATTCAGGAGGAACACATGGTTGAAAGAGCTGAGAAACTCGGTCACGTCCTCCGCAAGGGCCTGGAGGCTATTCGGAGTCCAATCATCCAAACTGTTCGTGGCAAGGGATTACTCAATGCGATTGTCATTGACGAGTCCAAAACCAATGGACACACCGCCTGGGATCTCTGTATgctgatgaaggagaagggttTGTTGGCCAAGCCAACCCATCAGAACATTATTCGCCTTGCTCCTCCACTTGTGAtcactgaagaagagatccaGAAGGCAGTGAAGATCATTGCAGAGGCAGTTTCTGAGCTTCCAAACCTCAAGGGCGAGGCAGAGGACAAGGTCATCCCAAGCCCAGAGAAGAACGTTAAGATCAGCCTTGACAATTAA
- the gpi10 gene encoding putative glycosylphosphatidylinositol-alpha 1,2 mannosyltransferase has product MSSSRRRKSFTSSSSSSSPSFHSPPPTSRLRPRSPPSSNTKTSPTSTTPLATNILLSLIAFRLVNAFTVRTFFQPDEFFQSLEPAWQIAFGENQGAWITWEWRHQLRSSIHPLLFAAVYSAADVVAQLLRLSLASRADLLVAAPKTAQAVIAGLGDFYTWKLARYVYGARSYEAWATLALTVVSPWQWFCSTRTLSNCLETTITIVALYLWPWSWSFETPVRKKATRAASRERAQRGPEGSDSLQRLRQCLSLAAVACILRPTNILIWMGLASVAWFRTSWDRRAILVREVLLCGCAVLGLSCVVDRLFYGSWTFPPLRFLYFNIAQSLAVFYGRNDWHYYVSQGFPLLLTTALPFALVGLYRALAQVRTFGLGHLQSLVQAQLALICVIMPFVLSLVSHKEVRFIYPLLPSLHILSAPPLVDYFLPAVIRSSRSYTPRRLTLIFLLLVNIVIALYTTIYHASGPSNILSYLRQQHELHAPAAQTPSNLRPSVKDPSPHGITAGFLMPCHSTPWRSHLIYPTIHAWALTCEPPVDQTAAQKATYIDEADQFYANPARFLREHMAGGLRHISRKPSYLSAQPRPQHPSTTSTNDASHEWPDYLIFFAQLEPTLQSLLRASSYAECYRTFNTAWHDDWRRKGDIVAWCLDPAEQQAWRSATRQRDLENRERQFDRIIESFRKEASGKRDGKLSPFRRWFSSSSSVAPSSSLSLSWPTSWRWPWGQRKRTAWLGVQIPQWTRTRPSWTAWGGDWFGGWRQKKKTKKLLERDLWS; this is encoded by the exons ATGTCCTCGTCGCGTCGAAGGAAGTCCTTcacgtcatcgtcctcttcgtcgtctccgTCGTTTCACTCCCCACCGCCGACTTCGCGCCTGAGGCCGcggtctcctccatcaagTAATACCAAAACATCACCGACATCAACAACGCCGTTGGCAACCAATATCCTTCTGTCCTTAATCGCTTTTCGGCTGGTCAACGCATTCACTGTTCGCACCTTCTTCCAACCCGATGAATTTTTTCAGTCCCTTGAACCTGCCTGGCAAATCGCGTTTGGAGAAAACCAGGGGGCATGGATAACCTGG GAATGGAGGCATCAACTGAGGTCTTCcatccatcctctcctcttcGCCGCTGTCTACTCCGCCGCCGATGTCGTcgcccagcttctccgcctctCCCTCGCATCGCGTGCGGATCTTCTCGTCGCCGCTCCCAAGACTGCGCAGGCGGTAATCGCGGGGCTCGGGGACTTTTATACTTGGAAGTTGGCTCGCTATGTCTATGGCGCTCGAAGTTACGAGGCTTGGGCTACT CTTGCCTTGACGGTCGTTAGCCCATGGCAATGGTTTTGTTCGACCAGGACATTGTCGAATTGCCTGGAGACCACGATTACCATTGTCGCTCTCTACTTGTGGCCCTGGAGTTGGTCATTTGAGACACCGGTTCGCAAGAAGGCTACTCGCGCGGCCAGCAGGGAGCGTGCTCAGAGGGGTCCAGAGGGGTCAGACTCGCTACAAAG GCTACGTCAATGCCTATCCCTAGCAGCTGTCGCCTGTATTCTACGACCGACAAATATTCTCATCTGGATGGGTTTGGCCAGTGTCGCATGGTTTCGAACTTCTTGGGACAGGAGGGCGATTCTGGTACGCGAAGTATTGCTTTGCGG GTGTGCCGTTCTTGGTCTATCGTGCGTGGTGGATCGGCTCTTCTACGGAAGCTGGACCTTTCCTCCTTTGAGATTCCTGTACTTTAACATTGCACAGTCTCTTGCGGTCTTCTATGGGAGAAATGACTGGCATTATTATGTCTCGCAAGGGTTTCCCCTTTTACTTACCACCGCACTGCCGTTCGCTCTCGTTGGCCTGTACCGCGCTCTGGCCCAAGTTCGAACGTTCGGCTTGGGGCACTTGCAGTCTCTCGTGCAAGCGCAGCTTGCGCTGATATGCGTAATTATGCCTTTTGTCCTGTCCCTGGTTTCTCACAAGGAAGTGCGATTCATCTATCCGCTTCTACCATCTCTCCACATCCTTAGCGCACCACCTCTGGTGGACTACTTCCTCCCTGCAGTCATCCGCTCGTCCCGATCATATACGCCCAGGCGGCTCACCCTCATCTTCCTATTGCTGGTCAATATCGTTATTGCCCTCTACACGACCATCTACCACGCATCCGGACCGTCCAATATCCTTTCATACCTCCGGCAACAGCACGAGCTACATGCTCCGGCTGCTCAAACTCCTTCGAACCTCAGGCCCTCAGTCAAAGACCCCTCTCCGCACGGAATCACAGCCGGCTTCCTCATGCCCTGCCACAGCACCCCCTGGCGCTCCCACCTCATCTACCCCACAATCCACGCCTGGGCTCTAACCTGTGAGCCCCCCGTTGACCAAACCGCCGCCCAAAAAGCCACCTACATAGACGAAGCAGACCAATTCTACGCCAACCCCGCCCGGTTCCTCCGCGAGCACATGGCCGGCGGCCTCCGCCACATCTCCCGGAAACCATCCTATCTCTCCGCGCAACCACGCCCCCAGCACCCGTCGACGACAAGCACCAACGACGCCAGCCACGAATGGCCTGACtacctcatcttcttcgcgcAACTCGAGCCAACCCTGCAGTCCCTCCTCCGCGCCAGCTCCTACGCCGAATGCTACCGCACCTTCAACACAGCCTGGCACGACGACTGGCGCCGCAAAGGCGACATCGTAGCCTGGTGCCTCGACCCCGCCGAACAACAGGCTTGGCGATCCGCCACCCGCCAACGCGACCTCGAGAACCGCGAGAGACAATTCGACCGGATCATCGAGAGTTTCCGGAAAGAAGCGAGCGGGAAGCGCGATGGCAAGCTCTCGCCGTTCCGTCGGTGgttttcgtcttcgtcttctgttGCCCCGTCGTCTTCGCTCTCTCTGTCGTGGCCGACGTCGTGGCGCTGGCCGTGGGGCCAGCGAAAGCGGACCGCCTGGTTAGGCGTGCAGATTCCGCAGTGGACAAGGACACGGCCGTCGTGGACGGCTTGGGGAGGGGACTGGTTCGGGGGTtggaggcagaagaaaaagacgAAGAAACTTCTTGAGCGGGATCTGTGGTCGTAA